A stretch of Cucumis sativus cultivar 9930 chromosome 2, Cucumber_9930_V3, whole genome shotgun sequence DNA encodes these proteins:
- the LOC101210543 gene encoding uncharacterized protein LOC101210543 isoform X1 — MNARVRAKAQFQIPKPSSIHEKQEERDETEMGDEKGGIIKINNRRRLNREKKMALLQDVDKLKKKLRHEENVQRALKRAFNRPLGALPRLPSYLPPSTLELLAEVAVLEEEIVWLSKRVVNFRQHLYEEAIFVNAVESISMKSLQHNQSKSLASYEHISSPTPTTFGRQPGNSYARLMNPKQSSWKSNSPSKENQFASSCYVKDKASPEKKGTKIVSSSKNTKKPINREVVEKSLDGLKFQVSIDYYFVP, encoded by the exons atgaatgctAGAGTTCGTGCCAAGGCTCAATTTCAGATACCGAAACCGTCATCGATTCATGAAAAA CAGGAGGAAAGGGATGAAACAGAGATGGGTGATGAGAAAGGTGGAATCATCAAGATCAATAATAGAAGAAGATTGaatagagagaagaaaatggcatTACTACAAGAT gTTGataagttgaagaagaagctaAGGCATGAGGAGAATGTTCAAAGAGCTTTGAAGAGAGCTTTCAATAGACCTTTAGGAGCTTTGCCTCGTCTACCTTCTTATCTTCCTCCATCT ACACTTGAGCTTCTTGCTGAAGTAGCTGTTCTTGAAGAGGAAATTGTTTGGCTTTCAAAACGTGTTGTGAATTTTCGACAACATCTATATGAAGAAGCTATCTTTGTCAATGCAGTTGAGAGTATCTCAATGAAAAGTTTACAGCACAATCAATCTAAATCTTTAGCTTCATATGAGCATATCAGTTCACCAACACCGACGACATTTGGACGACAACCAGGTAATTCTTATGCTAGGCTCATGAATCCCAAGCAAAGCTCTTGGAAATCCAATTCACCTTCAAAGGAGAATCAGTTTGCTTCTTCTTGTTATGTGAAAGATAAAGCTTCTCCAGAGAAGAAAGGCACCAAAATTGTTAGTTCATCCAAAAATACCAAGAAACCAATCAATCGTGAAGTTGTAGAGAAGAGCTTAGATGGTTTGAAGTTCCAAGTTtcaattgattattattttgtacCATAA
- the LOC101210543 gene encoding uncharacterized protein LOC101210543 isoform X2 — protein MNARVRAKAQFQIPKPSSIHEKEERDETEMGDEKGGIIKINNRRRLNREKKMALLQDVDKLKKKLRHEENVQRALKRAFNRPLGALPRLPSYLPPSTLELLAEVAVLEEEIVWLSKRVVNFRQHLYEEAIFVNAVESISMKSLQHNQSKSLASYEHISSPTPTTFGRQPGNSYARLMNPKQSSWKSNSPSKENQFASSCYVKDKASPEKKGTKIVSSSKNTKKPINREVVEKSLDGLKFQVSIDYYFVP, from the exons atgaatgctAGAGTTCGTGCCAAGGCTCAATTTCAGATACCGAAACCGTCATCGATTCATGAAAAA GAGGAAAGGGATGAAACAGAGATGGGTGATGAGAAAGGTGGAATCATCAAGATCAATAATAGAAGAAGATTGaatagagagaagaaaatggcatTACTACAAGAT gTTGataagttgaagaagaagctaAGGCATGAGGAGAATGTTCAAAGAGCTTTGAAGAGAGCTTTCAATAGACCTTTAGGAGCTTTGCCTCGTCTACCTTCTTATCTTCCTCCATCT ACACTTGAGCTTCTTGCTGAAGTAGCTGTTCTTGAAGAGGAAATTGTTTGGCTTTCAAAACGTGTTGTGAATTTTCGACAACATCTATATGAAGAAGCTATCTTTGTCAATGCAGTTGAGAGTATCTCAATGAAAAGTTTACAGCACAATCAATCTAAATCTTTAGCTTCATATGAGCATATCAGTTCACCAACACCGACGACATTTGGACGACAACCAGGTAATTCTTATGCTAGGCTCATGAATCCCAAGCAAAGCTCTTGGAAATCCAATTCACCTTCAAAGGAGAATCAGTTTGCTTCTTCTTGTTATGTGAAAGATAAAGCTTCTCCAGAGAAGAAAGGCACCAAAATTGTTAGTTCATCCAAAAATACCAAGAAACCAATCAATCGTGAAGTTGTAGAGAAGAGCTTAGATGGTTTGAAGTTCCAAGTTtcaattgattattattttgtacCATAA